In a single window of the Bacteroidales bacterium genome:
- a CDS encoding aspartate/glutamate racemase family protein: MKVIGLIGGMTWKSTSVYYQLLNEITNEKLGGRHSCECILYSVDFDEIERLQHRGDWQQLADIMSKAAGKLEKAGADMIVICANTMHKTADEIEDRVNIPVVHIADAVAVEVKEQNLQKIGLIGTKFIMEHDFYKNRIKKTFDIDVISPKGRDMITIHRIIFDELIYGTVKEESKKRYLEIINKLTERGAEGIILGCTEISILLNQSDINIPIFDTIRIHVEKAVEFAIA, encoded by the coding sequence ATGAAAGTAATCGGATTAATCGGTGGTATGACATGGAAATCAACTTCTGTATATTATCAATTATTAAATGAAATCACCAACGAAAAGTTAGGAGGCAGGCATTCTTGCGAATGCATTTTATATTCTGTTGATTTTGATGAAATTGAAAGATTACAACATAGAGGTGATTGGCAACAATTAGCCGATATTATGTCTAAAGCAGCCGGGAAATTAGAAAAAGCAGGTGCAGATATGATTGTCATTTGTGCAAATACAATGCATAAAACTGCTGATGAAATTGAAGACAGAGTTAATATTCCCGTTGTTCATATAGCTGATGCTGTAGCTGTTGAAGTTAAGGAGCAAAACTTACAAAAGATCGGGCTTATAGGAACAAAATTTATAATGGAGCATGATTTTTACAAAAACAGAATAAAAAAAACATTTGATATTGATGTTATTTCTCCCAAAGGAAGAGATATGATCACAATTCACAGAATAATATTTGATGAATTAATCTACGGAACAGTAAAAGAAGAATCAAAAAAAAGATACTTGGAAATTATCAATAAGTTAACAGAAAGAGGTGCAGAAGGAATTATTCTCGGATGTACCGAAATATCAATATTGTTAAATCAATCAGATATCAATATACCAATTTTTGATACAATTCGAATTCATGTTGAAAAAGCAGTTGAATTTGCAATAGCATAA
- a CDS encoding glycoside hydrolase family 13 protein produces MKNISTYLLALLMILINLNCDNNKAKETGEEDKILSEFVPQWAKSAVWYQIFPERFRNGDQSNDPKVEDIIGADPQEPPKQWKIHSWGSDWYKLKNYEKVNGEPELWKHLLRRRYGGDLQGIIDKLDYIKDIGINAVYLNPVFDAPSLHKYDGASYHHIDPNFGPDPGGDRELMKLEDPLDPETWVWTKADELVLKLIDEAHKRNIRIIFDGVFNHMGINSFAFKDLMKNQQASPYKEWFIIKSWNDSNQNTEFDYEGWFGVKSLPELKEDSLGIVKGPNDYIFNATERWMNPKGMGIQYGIDGWRLDVAFCVNHEFWKRWRKHVRSINPEAYLTAEIVDTPDKVKPYMQGDEFDGEMNYNFAFTCAEFFFNPDSMRITAEEFDIKLKELRELYPAGVAYVCQNLFGSHDSNRIGSHIVNRGIWNFRDWGNYFGKSQAANNSDYKVRKPNKEELHLQKFFVIMQMTYVGAPMIFYGDEIGMWGANDPDCRKPMIWEDTEYEDEVFNPDGSKRKSDKVSQNKDLLAHYKKLISVRNDHKAIQLGTYKTLTADNEKDVFIFERKYKDEIIIVVLNNSENKQTIEVPVLFKKSCSDLLNDKKYTSKNKSITIELERKWGSILKVCK; encoded by the coding sequence ATGAAAAATATCTCAACTTATTTATTGGCTTTATTAATGATATTAATAAATTTAAATTGTGATAATAACAAAGCGAAAGAAACCGGTGAAGAAGATAAAATATTATCCGAATTTGTACCTCAATGGGCAAAATCTGCCGTTTGGTACCAAATTTTCCCTGAACGTTTCCGAAACGGTGATCAGTCAAATGATCCCAAAGTTGAAGATATCATTGGTGCTGATCCTCAAGAACCGCCTAAACAATGGAAAATACATTCGTGGGGAAGTGATTGGTATAAACTGAAGAACTATGAAAAAGTAAACGGTGAACCGGAACTTTGGAAACATCTTCTCAGAAGACGATACGGTGGTGATCTGCAAGGTATTATTGACAAACTTGATTATATAAAAGACATCGGGATCAATGCCGTTTATCTTAATCCGGTGTTTGATGCTCCTTCTCTTCATAAATACGACGGAGCAAGTTATCATCATATTGACCCTAACTTCGGCCCCGATCCCGGTGGCGACAGAGAATTGATGAAACTTGAAGATCCGCTTGATCCCGAAACTTGGGTGTGGACAAAAGCCGATGAACTGGTTTTAAAACTTATTGATGAAGCACATAAAAGAAACATCAGGATAATTTTCGACGGTGTCTTTAATCATATGGGAATCAACAGTTTTGCATTTAAAGACCTTATGAAAAATCAACAAGCATCTCCTTATAAAGAATGGTTCATCATCAAATCTTGGAATGATTCAAACCAAAATACTGAATTTGACTATGAGGGTTGGTTTGGAGTTAAATCACTACCGGAATTGAAAGAAGACAGTTTAGGAATCGTAAAAGGACCGAATGATTACATCTTCAATGCCACAGAACGTTGGATGAATCCAAAAGGTATGGGAATACAATACGGTATTGACGGTTGGAGATTGGATGTTGCTTTTTGTGTCAATCACGAATTTTGGAAACGATGGCGAAAGCATGTCCGTTCAATAAACCCGGAAGCATACCTTACAGCAGAAATTGTAGATACTCCCGATAAAGTGAAACCTTATATGCAAGGCGATGAGTTTGACGGTGAAATGAACTACAACTTTGCTTTTACTTGTGCGGAATTCTTTTTTAATCCGGACAGCATGCGTATTACTGCTGAAGAATTCGATATTAAATTGAAAGAATTACGCGAACTCTATCCTGCAGGTGTTGCTTATGTTTGTCAAAATTTATTCGGAAGTCATGATTCCAATCGTATAGGTTCTCACATTGTGAACAGGGGAATATGGAATTTCAGAGATTGGGGCAACTATTTCGGAAAATCTCAAGCCGCAAACAATTCCGATTATAAAGTTCGAAAACCTAATAAAGAAGAACTGCATCTTCAAAAGTTTTTTGTTATAATGCAAATGACATATGTAGGTGCTCCGATGATCTTTTACGGAGATGAAATCGGTATGTGGGGAGCCAATGACCCGGATTGTCGTAAACCTATGATTTGGGAAGATACAGAATACGAAGATGAAGTTTTCAATCCTGACGGCAGTAAAAGAAAATCTGACAAAGTATCTCAAAATAAGGATTTGCTTGCTCATTACAAAAAGTTGATTTCTGTAAGAAACGATCACAAAGCCATACAGTTGGGAACTTATAAAACACTTACGGCCGATAATGAAAAAGACGTTTTTATATTTGAGCGAAAGTATAAGGATGAAATAATTATTGTTGTTTTAAATAATTCTGAAAACAAACAAACAATTGAAGTTCCTGTATTATTTAAAAAATCCTGTTCCGATTTACTGAATGATAAAAAATACACATCGAAAAACAAAAGTATTACAATTGAACTTGAAAGAAAATGGGGATCAATTTTGAAAGTTTGTAAATAA
- a CDS encoding rubrerythrin family protein: MNKLKGTKTEQNLLKAFAGESQARMRYDYFAKQAKKEGYEQISAIFAETALNEKEHAKRFFKFMEGRPVEITAVYPAGKIGTTKENLKASALGENEEWTELYPEFAKIADKEGFKEIAKAFRMIAKVEKAHEERFTKLVTNLEEGKVYERNSKIIWKCRNCGYLHERTKAPELCPACLHPQSYFEIKENIKS; the protein is encoded by the coding sequence ATGAACAAATTAAAAGGAACAAAAACAGAACAAAATCTTTTAAAAGCATTTGCCGGAGAATCACAGGCAAGGATGCGCTATGATTACTTTGCAAAACAAGCAAAAAAAGAAGGCTATGAGCAAATTTCGGCAATATTTGCCGAGACAGCTTTAAATGAAAAAGAACATGCAAAAAGATTTTTCAAATTTATGGAAGGAAGACCGGTTGAAATTACTGCCGTTTATCCTGCCGGAAAAATTGGAACAACAAAAGAAAACCTGAAAGCATCTGCTTTAGGAGAAAATGAAGAATGGACAGAACTTTATCCTGAATTTGCAAAAATTGCTGATAAAGAAGGATTTAAAGAAATAGCAAAAGCTTTCAGAATGATTGCCAAAGTAGAGAAAGCGCATGAAGAGAGGTTTACTAAATTGGTTACTAATCTTGAAGAAGGAAAAGTTTATGAGAGAAACAGTAAAATTATTTGGAAATGTCGTAATTGCGGATATTTACACGAAAGGACTAAGGCTCCTGAATTATGTCCTGCGTGCTTGCATCCTCAATCATATTTCGAAATAAAAGAAAATATAAAATCTTAA